CCGGGTCCCGGCGGTCGGGAACCCGCAGAAGCGGTTACAGGAGGTGTCCACGCATTCGACCATGAGCCGATCCCTGGGGGAACTGGCCAACCATCTGGTCGATCTCCGGATCGAGCGGGTGGTGATGGAGGCAACCTCCGATTACTGGAAGAGCCGGTGTTCTATCTCCTCGAGGCTCACGGGCTCGAACCGTGGCTGGTCAACGCGCGCGACGTTAGGCATCTGCCGGGACGTCCCAAAACCGACGTGCTCGACTCGGTCTGGCTGTGCAAAGTCGCCGAACGGCAGATGCTGCGGCCCAGTTTTGTCCCGCCCGCCCCGATCCGGCGGCTGCGGGACCTGACCCGGTACCGGATTGACCTCGTCGGGGCGCGGACGGCAGAAAAGAACCGGGTCGAAAAACTCCTTGAGGACGCGTGCATCAAACTCTCCGTCGTGGCTTCGGATATTTTCGGGGTGTCCGGCCGGGAGATGATGGCGGCGCTCATCGCCGGCGAACGGAATCCGAAAGTGCTCGCCCAGTTGGCGCGGGCAAGCATGCGGAAGAAGATCAGCGAACTCGAGGAGGCGTTCAGCGGCCACTTTGATGACCACCACCGCTTCCTGCTGGCACGGATGCTGGCCAGGATCGACGGGATCGATGCCGATATCACGGCGGTCGATGAACAGATCGAGGTGCAACTGGCCCCTTTCGCGGGGGCGGCGGAGCATCTGGATGAGATCCCGGGCATCGGCCCCGTCGCCGCCGCCATTATCCTGGCCGAAATCGGGGCCGACATGACCCGGTTCCCAACCGCGGGGCACCTCTGTTCCTGGTCGAAGTTCTCTCCAGGCATCAATTCCTCCGCCGGGAAGACTAAGGGCAACGGCTCGACCGGGCATGGCAACCGCTATCTCGCCCGGGTCCTGGGAGAGGCAGCCGTCGTGGCCGGAAAGACAGATACGTTCCTGGGCGAACGCTACCGAAGGATCGCCCGGCGACGAGGCAGGAAACGCGCCATAGTCGCCACCGGACGTTCCATCCTCGTCATCGTCTGGCACCTGCTGCAGGATCCCAATGTACGTTTCCGCGACCTCGGCGCCGATCACTTCAGCCGCCACACCAACCCCGACACCAGCAAACGCAACCACGTCCGCCAACTCGAAGCCCTCGGCTACACCGTCACCCTGACCCGGGCAGCCTAAGTTCCAATCTTCAGGACTCGCCGACGGCTCTACTTTGCCCCGGACACCCACACCCGCGCCAACCACAGGCGCCGCATCTCATTTTCGGACTAGCTCCGCGAGGTACACCGTCCGACCGGGCACCTAGACCAGCGGCCGGCCTGCCACCCGCTCCAGCCGGGCAATCCGGTCCCCCATGGGCGGGTGCGTTGCGAACAGCTTGTTCATCGCGCCGCCCCGGAACGGGTTGGCGATCATCAGGTGTGATGTATTGACCAGCCGCTGGTCCGGCGGCAGGGGCGCGATGCTGACGCCGCGCTCGATCTTGGCCAGGGCTGAGGCAAGCGCCAGCGGATCCCCCGTCAGCTGCGAACCGTCCTCGTCGGCGTCGTACTCCCTGGTCCGGGAGATGGCCATCTGGATCAGCGACGCCGCGAAGGGCGCCAGCAGTGCCATGGCCAGCATGGCGAGCGGGTTGGAGTTGCGCCGGTCTCCGCCGAAGAACAGGAGCATCTGGCCCACCGAGGTGATCACGCCGGCGACGGCGGCCGCCACCGACGAGGTGAGGATGTCGCGGTTGTAGACGTGCATGAGTTCGTGGCCCAGGACGCCGCGGAGCTCGCGCACCGTCAGGAGCCGCAAAATCCCCTCGGTGCAGCAGACGGCCGCATTCCGGGGGTTGCGTCCGGTGGCAAAGGCGTTCGGGGTCATGGTCGGCGAGATGTAGATGCGCGGCATGGGCTGGTTGGCACGGGCCGAGAGCTCACGGACCATCTGGTAAAGCTGTGGCGCCTGCGCCTCCGTGACCGGGTACGCCTTCATAGACCGGATAGCGATCTTGTCGCTGTTCCAGTAGCCATAGGCCGTCGTGGCAACGCCCACCAACGCCATGATCCAGATGGGCGCCGAGCTGCGCGTGCCGGCACCAATCAATGCGCCCAGGCCCAGCAACACCGCCCAGAGCACACCGAACAGTGCGGCCGTCTTCAGTCCGTTGTAGTGCCTGTGCATGTCCGCTCCCTCCTGCAACCTTCTGCTGCACTTCCCAGGGGACCAGGAGGGAGGCGTCGTACGTCCGTAAGCCCGGTGCAACTTCGCCGCCGCCCAAGCCCCCACGATGCACACAACACCGCCAGAAGCAGGACCCGGCCCTCAGTAAAAATCTTAGTAGCGCCGCAGGCCAGCAGTTCCCCCACCTTGCAACCCTCATGGTGCGGCAGTGACGGAAGGTCATGCCGAGGTTAGCCAACCCTTATTGTGAGATATTCATAATAAGTGTTTCAATGGATCCATGACGGAGCACTTTGACGGCCACGACGCATGGGCTGCGGCCCTGCGCGCCCACGGCCGGCGGGTGACCAAGCAGCGCCTGGCAGTCTTGGCCGCCGTCGAACGCCACCCCCACTCCCCCGCCGAAAGCATCCTCGCCGCGGCCCGGGCCGATCTGCCCGAGCTCACGGCACAGTCGGTATACGTGGTTCTGGGTGACCTGACCGACCTGCACATGCTGCGCCGGTTCGAGCCGCCGCACTCCCCGGCGCTGTACGAAACCCGGGTGGGTGACAACCACCACCATGCCATCTGCATCAGCTGCGGCCGGGTGGAGGACGTGGACTGTGCCGTGGGCCATGCCCCGTGCCTCACGCCCCACTGGGATGAGAACGCCAAGCCCATGGCCATCCAGATCGCCGACGTTATGTACCAAGGCATCTGCCAGGACTGCCAGCAGTCCCAAAAACTTCCTTCCAATCGTCCCCCGCAAGAAATAGAGAAATAGGAGAACAATGACTGCCATTTCAACAACCCAGTCAGGTGCCCCCGTTACGTCCGACGCCCACTCGAAGTCAGTCGGTGCCGACGGCGCGATCATCCTGACCGACCACTACCTGGTGGAAAAGCTCGCTCAGTTCAACCGCGAGCGGGTGCCGGAGCGCGTAGTGCACGCCAAGGGCGGCGGTGCATTCGGTACGTTCAAGGCCACCGAGGACGTGTCCAAGTACACCAAGGCAGCCTTCCTCCAGCCCGGCGCCGAAACCGAGATGCTGATCCGCTTCTCCTCTGTGGCCGGCGAGAACGGTTCACCGGACACCTGGCGTGATCCCCGCGGTTTCGCCGTGAAGTTCTACACCTCCGAGGGCAACTATGACCTCGTTGGCAACAACACCCCGGTGTTCTTCATCCGCGACGGCATCAAGTTCCCGGACTTCATCCACTCCCAGAAGCGCCTCCCGGGCACCCACCTGCGCGACGCCGACATGCAGTGGGACTTCTGGACCCTGTCCCCCGAGTCCGCACACCAGGTCACCTGGCTGATGGGTGACCGCGGCCTGCCCGCCTCCTGGCGTGAAATGCAGGGCTACGGCTCCCACACCTACCAGTGGATCAATGCCGAGGGCGAGCGTTTCTGGGTCAAGTACCACTTCAAGTCCAACCAGGGCGTGAACTCCATGACCGGCGAGCAGGCCGAGGCCCTGGCCGGTTCGGACGCGGACTTCTACATCCGCGACCTGTCCGAGAACATCGAAGCCGGCAACTTCCCGTCCTGGGACCTGCACGTGCAGGTCATGCCGTACGAGGATGCCAAAACGTACCGCTTCAACCCGTTCGACCTGACCAAGGTCTGGCCGCACGGCGACTACCCGCTGATCAAGGTGGGCACCATGGAGCTGAACCGGAACCCGGAGAACTACTTCGCGCAGATCGAACAGGCTACCTTCGCGCCGTCGAACTTCGTGCCGGGTATTGCCGCTTCCCCGGACAAGATGCTGCAGGCCCGCATCTTCTCCTACGCGGACGCACACCGCTACCGCGTGGGCACCAACCACGCCCAGATCCCGGTGAACCAGCCGAAGAACCAGGTCAACAACTACAGCCAGGACGGCGCGGGACGTTACCTGTTCAATGCCCCCTCGGTTCCGGTCTACGCCCCCAACTCCGTTGGCGGCCCGGCTGCTGTTGAGCCGCAGAACCCGGCCGGCGGCTGGGAGAACGACGGCGAGCTGACCCTCGCCGCGCACTCCCTCCACGCCGAGGACAGCGACTTTGTCCAGGCCGGCGCGCTCTACCGTGAGGTGTACGACGAGGCCGCCAAGGCCCGCTTCCTGGAAACCATCACCGGTGCCGTGGGCGGCGTCAAGAGCCCCGGCATCAAGGAACGCGCCATCCAGTACTGGACCAACGTCGACGCCGAGCTCGGCGCCAAGCTCCGCGCCAACCTCGGCGCAGCAACACTCTCCGACGCAGAAGCAGCCAACAAGATCGGCTGATTCCCGCTGGTGAGCATTTGGAACCACCCCGTCACGGCTGCCGTGGCGGGGTGGTTTTTTGCGCTTTCCACATAGCAAACTGAACCGTAGCCGCCGCCGGGCGTCCTCCCTAGTATCGCTGCATGACAACTTTCCAGGGCATCCCGGCCGGCGCTTTCGGGTTCTACGCAGAACTCCACGCCAACAACAACCGGCAGTGGTGGCTGGAGCACAAGGAGAGCTATCAGTCGCTGGTCCGGGATCCTCTTACGTCGCTTCTCGAAGAGCTCGAACCCAGGTTCGGGCCAGGCAGGATTTTCCGCCCCAACAGGGATATCCGGTTTTCCCTGGACAAGTCACCCTACAAGACCGCCCAGGGCGCTTTTGCCTCGGCGCAGGAGGGCGTTGGGTACTACCTCCAGATCAGTGCCGAGGGCCTGCTGGTCGGCGCGGGCTACCATTCCCATTCACCCGCGCAGCTGGCAAGGTACCGGAACTCGGTTGACGCCTCGGGCACAGGAGAATCACTCCGGCATATTGTGGATGCAGTGGCGGGCGCGGGCTTTGCCGTGGAAGGCGAGAAGCTCAAGACCGTGCCGCGTGGATACGCGCGCGACCATCCGCGGGCAGAGCTCCTCAAACACAAATCACTTGCGGCAAGTATCGATCTGGGCCAGCCCGAATGGCTGGCCAGCCCCGCCGCAGTCCCGGGGATCTCCAGGCTCTGGGATGAGCTGCGCCCCCTGGTGGACTGAGTAAGCCGGCACGCGGCCCCGTGATGCTTCGGCAGCATCCCCAGGAATCAGCCTGCCACTGTTGGTTCAGGCTTCATTCGCTGCGGCCAGGCGGGTGTCGAGGTTGTTGAAGAAAACCGTCAGCATCAGTTCGAAGGCTTTGGTGGCGGCCTCCGGCTCGTTCATGACCACGAAGTCGAACTGGAGGCCGTAGAACGTCGAGGTGAAGAGCCGGGCGTCGGTATCCGCGTATTCCTCCGGAATCCCTTGCACCATGAGCCAGTCTCGGGTCTTGTGGTGGAGCATCCGGAAATGCTCCTGTGACGTTCCCCGGGGCTCGGCCGCGACGATGTCCTGGGCAGTGGCTTCGAACTCGAGCCTTGTCAGGTGGCGGTTCCGCTGGGCCATGGTCCATTGCCAGGAGTCCAGCAGGAACTCCCGCCATGCGGCGCGGTCAATGTCGCGGACATCGGTGTTGCGCATGCGGTCAAGCCTGGATTCGATGGACACCACAATGTCATTGATCAGCTGGTCCCGGCTCCCGAAGTGGTAAACCAGCACGTAGGCGCTCATTCCCAGGCCCTCTGCGAGGCTCCGGAAGGTCAGCTCCGCCAGCGTCTTGTCCATCAGGTAGTCGAGGATGGCGCCCAGCAGTTCGGCTTTTCGTTCGGGTCGTGTCGGGCGTGCCATAGTTCCATCCTAGGTATAACCGCGGGTGGTCCTGCCCGCCGTGCCCTTGCGCGCGTCCCGCATGAGCCGCGGCCGGGCGATAACAAAAACCACCCGCAGACCAGATGATCTGCGGGTGGTTTTGAGCAGCCGGCCGCCTCTCAGGCGGTGACCGCAAGTCAGACGCGGGTGTACTCGTCCTCGTCGGTGCGGCTGTGCCCGGCAGCAGTTGCGCCACCTGCCGGGGATCCGTTGACGGCGGTGCTGGCCGCGCTGAAACGCTCATTGAGGCGCGAGTGCCGCTGTCCGTAGGCGAAATAGATTGCCAGGCCGATGGCCAGCCAGATGGCGAAGAAGATCCAGGTCTCCACTGCCAGGTTGGTCATCAGGTACAGGCACAGCAGGGCGGACACGATCGGCAGGACCTTGCCGAACGGAACGCGGAAAGCGGGCTTCAGGTCAGGCCGCTTCCTGCGCAGCACCAGGATGCCCGAACTGACCACAACGAAGGCGGAGAGCGTACCGATGTTGATCATTTCCTCGAGCAGGTCCACTTTGGTCAGGCCTGCCACCACGGCAACCGCGGCGCCGCAAATGATCTGGAGGCGTACCGGCGTCGAACGCTTTTCGCTTGTCTTGGACAGCGCACGGGGCAGGAGGCCATCGCGGCTCATGGCCAGGACCACGCGGGAAAGGCCCATCAGCAGCACCATGATCACGGTGGTCAGGCCCACCAGGGAACCGAACGCGATGGTCTTCGCAGCGGAGGTGTCGCCCACCGCTTCGAAGGCAGTTGTGAGCGTGGGGTTCTCAGCCTCGGCCAACTGCGTGTAGGAAACCATGCCGGTCAGGGCCAGCGAGACCAGGATGTACAGCAGGGTGACCAGGGCCAGGCCGCCGAAGATGCCGCGCGGAAGGGTCTTCTGGGGGTTCTTCACTTCCTCGGCAGAGGTGGCCACCACGTCGAAACCGATGAAGGCGAAGAACACCAGGGCTGCACCGGCGAAGATGCCCAGGGTGCCGTACTGGGCAGGGGCGGCTCCGGTGAGGAAGCCGAAGAAGGACTGCTTCAGGACGTCGGCGGTGCCGGTGCCGCCGGTGGGCTCCGCCGCGGGGATGAACGGTGCGTAGTTTTCAAACTTGACGTAGGTGAAACCCACCACGATCACGAAGAGGACGACGCCGATCTTGATCAGGGTGAAGATGTTGCCCACCCGTGCGGACAGCTTGGTGCCCAGCACCAGCAGCACGGTGAAGACGGCAACAATCAGGAACGCGCCCCAGTAGAGGTCAACGCCGGCAAGCGGGATGGCCGGCGGAATGTCGGCGCCCATCAGCGCGAACACCTTACTGAGGTAGATGCCCCAGTACTTGGCGATGACCGCCGCAGCGGTGAAGAGCTCCAGGATCAGGTTCCAGCCGATGATCCAGGCGAGGAGTTCGCCCATCGTGGCGTAGGTGAAAACGTAGGCGGAGCCGGCCACCGGGATGGCGGTGGCGAACTCGGCGTAGCACATGATGGCCAGGGCGCAGGTGACGGCGGCAATGGCGAAAGACAGGGTCACGGCGGGGCCGGAGAAGTTGGCAGCAGCCTTGGCACCTACGGAGAAGATGCCGGCGCCGACAGCCACGGCGACGCCCATGATCATGAGGTCCCAGCTGCTGAGGGAGCGCTTAAGCTTGCGTCCGGGTTCATCGGCGTCAGCAATCGACTGCTCGATGGATTTGGTCCGGAGAAGGTTCATAGGGGATCACAATCCTGGTTTGTGACGGAAACAGACCCACCAACGCTAATATCCATCCACCGGACGGCCACAATCATCCCGGATAGTGAGATGTGCTCAGGGCCGAATATTATTCTGCGGAAGCACGCGTGGCCCTCCGCCTGAAGGGCCACGGGCGCTTCCGGTCGAACCGGCTAAGCCGGCCAGTCCATCAGGGTGGACCGGATCAGGAAACGCTTGCCTTCCGGTGCTTCCACCGAAAAACCGCTCCCCCGCCCGGGAACCACGTCAATGGTGAGATGGGTATGGCTCCAGTAGTTGAACTGCTCCCGCGACATCCAGAACTCCAGCGGCTGCGGCTCCGTCCCCGGCGAGACGTCAAACAGCCCCAGGAGGATGTCGGCGTCGCCGGTGATGAAGTCGCCCTTCGGATAGCACATGGGCGCAGACCCATCGCAGCAGCCGCCGGACTGGTGGAACATGAGTGGCC
The window above is part of the Pseudarthrobacter sp. NS4 genome. Proteins encoded here:
- a CDS encoding IS110 family transposase: MFYLLEAHGLEPWLVNARDVRHLPGRPKTDVLDSVWLCKVAERQMLRPSFVPPAPIRRLRDLTRYRIDLVGARTAEKNRVEKLLEDACIKLSVVASDIFGVSGREMMAALIAGERNPKVLAQLARASMRKKISELEEAFSGHFDDHHRFLLARMLARIDGIDADITAVDEQIEVQLAPFAGAAEHLDEIPGIGPVAAAIILAEIGADMTRFPTAGHLCSWSKFSPGINSSAGKTKGNGSTGHGNRYLARVLGEAAVVAGKTDTFLGERYRRIARRRGRKRAIVATGRSILVIVWHLLQDPNVRFRDLGADHFSRHTNPDTSKRNHVRQLEALGYTVTLTRAA
- the htpX gene encoding zinc metalloprotease HtpX → MHRHYNGLKTAALFGVLWAVLLGLGALIGAGTRSSAPIWIMALVGVATTAYGYWNSDKIAIRSMKAYPVTEAQAPQLYQMVRELSARANQPMPRIYISPTMTPNAFATGRNPRNAAVCCTEGILRLLTVRELRGVLGHELMHVYNRDILTSSVAAAVAGVITSVGQMLLFFGGDRRNSNPLAMLAMALLAPFAASLIQMAISRTREYDADEDGSQLTGDPLALASALAKIERGVSIAPLPPDQRLVNTSHLMIANPFRGGAMNKLFATHPPMGDRIARLERVAGRPLV
- a CDS encoding Fur family transcriptional regulator; amino-acid sequence: MTEHFDGHDAWAAALRAHGRRVTKQRLAVLAAVERHPHSPAESILAAARADLPELTAQSVYVVLGDLTDLHMLRRFEPPHSPALYETRVGDNHHHAICISCGRVEDVDCAVGHAPCLTPHWDENAKPMAIQIADVMYQGICQDCQQSQKLPSNRPPQEIEK
- a CDS encoding catalase; this encodes MTAISTTQSGAPVTSDAHSKSVGADGAIILTDHYLVEKLAQFNRERVPERVVHAKGGGAFGTFKATEDVSKYTKAAFLQPGAETEMLIRFSSVAGENGSPDTWRDPRGFAVKFYTSEGNYDLVGNNTPVFFIRDGIKFPDFIHSQKRLPGTHLRDADMQWDFWTLSPESAHQVTWLMGDRGLPASWREMQGYGSHTYQWINAEGERFWVKYHFKSNQGVNSMTGEQAEALAGSDADFYIRDLSENIEAGNFPSWDLHVQVMPYEDAKTYRFNPFDLTKVWPHGDYPLIKVGTMELNRNPENYFAQIEQATFAPSNFVPGIAASPDKMLQARIFSYADAHRYRVGTNHAQIPVNQPKNQVNNYSQDGAGRYLFNAPSVPVYAPNSVGGPAAVEPQNPAGGWENDGELTLAAHSLHAEDSDFVQAGALYREVYDEAAKARFLETITGAVGGVKSPGIKERAIQYWTNVDAELGAKLRANLGAATLSDAEAANKIG
- a CDS encoding DUF2461 domain-containing protein, with product MTTFQGIPAGAFGFYAELHANNNRQWWLEHKESYQSLVRDPLTSLLEELEPRFGPGRIFRPNRDIRFSLDKSPYKTAQGAFASAQEGVGYYLQISAEGLLVGAGYHSHSPAQLARYRNSVDASGTGESLRHIVDAVAGAGFAVEGEKLKTVPRGYARDHPRAELLKHKSLAASIDLGQPEWLASPAAVPGISRLWDELRPLVD
- a CDS encoding TetR/AcrR family transcriptional regulator; the encoded protein is MARPTRPERKAELLGAILDYLMDKTLAELTFRSLAEGLGMSAYVLVYHFGSRDQLINDIVVSIESRLDRMRNTDVRDIDRAAWREFLLDSWQWTMAQRNRHLTRLEFEATAQDIVAAEPRGTSQEHFRMLHHKTRDWLMVQGIPEEYADTDARLFTSTFYGLQFDFVVMNEPEAATKAFELMLTVFFNNLDTRLAAANEA
- a CDS encoding amino acid permease — protein: MNLLRTKSIEQSIADADEPGRKLKRSLSSWDLMIMGVAVAVGAGIFSVGAKAAANFSGPAVTLSFAIAAVTCALAIMCYAEFATAIPVAGSAYVFTYATMGELLAWIIGWNLILELFTAAAVIAKYWGIYLSKVFALMGADIPPAIPLAGVDLYWGAFLIVAVFTVLLVLGTKLSARVGNIFTLIKIGVVLFVIVVGFTYVKFENYAPFIPAAEPTGGTGTADVLKQSFFGFLTGAAPAQYGTLGIFAGAALVFFAFIGFDVVATSAEEVKNPQKTLPRGIFGGLALVTLLYILVSLALTGMVSYTQLAEAENPTLTTAFEAVGDTSAAKTIAFGSLVGLTTVIMVLLMGLSRVVLAMSRDGLLPRALSKTSEKRSTPVRLQIICGAAVAVVAGLTKVDLLEEMINIGTLSAFVVVSSGILVLRRKRPDLKPAFRVPFGKVLPIVSALLCLYLMTNLAVETWIFFAIWLAIGLAIYFAYGQRHSRLNERFSAASTAVNGSPAGGATAAGHSRTDEDEYTRV
- a CDS encoding DUF779 domain-containing protein, which encodes MPLDRLNAAVTLPGEEFSRVALTPAAVQLLRKLWLQHGPLMFHQSGGCCDGSAPMCYPKGDFITGDADILLGLFDVSPGTEPQPLEFWMSREQFNYWSHTHLTIDVVPGRGSGFSVEAPEGKRFLIRSTLMDWPA